Proteins from a genomic interval of Drosophila melanogaster chromosome 2R:
- the MFS1 gene encoding major facilitator superfamily transporter 1, which produces MTAETNTGPMIGQRHLQTFLLFLSIVVNYMAKFNAGVAVVAMTNAENTNPNFPEYDWNEMERSYILSSFFWGYILTQFMGGWLCRRYGARITMFVSTIGSALLVVLIPWCVSWGGWQAYCAIRMSMGLFQGFLFPCIHAHLANWCPVKERNRLGALANTGIDCGTLVAMFASGLLAASSIGWPGIFYVSCGVGVLWCIVWWIFGANQPRESKFIGEAELNYIETSINSSRKAEEAELKATGPIPVPWKAIWTSVPFWALMVTRCCQSWGYSTLQTEMPAYMNGVLLMDMKSNALYSALPYLTSWVMAFVYLIIADILLTRGIMSITGIRKSVNSIAFFVPAAALIGVSFLDNTQKTLAVVLMCANVGINAGSTIGSTINTIDLSPNHAGILMGIVNTASNIVPILTPLLVGIIVKDDHDREQWQIVFIISAVIFCVGNIVYVAFGKMVNQPWDAPDFMDKQRSSNLQEVGHSKALEAQGSEKVEEAKRNESEGIKDN; this is translated from the exons ATGACGGCGGAAACGAATACGG GTCCGATGATCGGCCAACGTCATTTGCAGACCTTCTTGCTCTTTCTGTCGATTGTGGTAAACTATATGGCCAAGTTTAATGCTGGAGTTGCGGTTGTGGCAATGACGAACGCCGAGAACACTAACCCAAACTTTCCA GAGTACGATTGGAACGAAATGGAGCGATCCTACATCCTGTCCAGCTTCTTTTGGGGCTACATACTGACACAGTTCATGGGCGGATGGCTATGCAGGCGCTATGGAGCAAGGATAACGATGTTCGTGTCCACCATTGGGTCAGCCCTGCTGGTTGTGCTGATCCCATGGTGTGTTTCCTGGGGCGGCTGGCAAGCGTATTGTGCCATTCGGATGTCCATGGGTCTGTTTCAGGGTTTCCTGTTCCCCTGCATTCACGCCCACCTGGCGAACTGGTGTCCTGTGAAGGAGCGCAACCGTCTGGGAGCCTTGGCCAACACGGGTATCGATTGCGGTACCTTGGTGGCCATGTTTGCGAGTGGATTACTGGCAGCCTCGAGCATCGGCTGGCCCGGCATCTTTTACGTTTCCTGCGGTGTGGGCGTTTTATGGTGCATCGTCTGGTGGATTTTCGGAGCCAACCAACCCAGAGAATCCAAGTTCATTGGCGAAGCGGAACTAAACTACATTGAGACTTCGATCAACTCCAGTCGCAAGGCGGAGGAGGCAGAGCTAAAGGCCACTGGACCCATTCCTGTGCCGTGGAAGGCAATTTGGACTTCAGTTCCCTTCTGGGCCTTGATGGTCACTAGGTGCTGTCAGTCCTGGGGATATTCCACGCTCCAGACCGAAATGCCAGCCTACATGAACGGTGTCCTTTTGATGGACATGAAGAGCAATGCTCTTTACTCTGCCCTACCATATTTAACCTCCTGGGTTATGGCCTTTGTCTATCTAATCATCGCGGATATCCTGCTGACCAGAGGCATCATGTCCATCACTGGCATTCGCAAGAGTGTGAATTCGATAGCGTTCTTTGTGCCCGCTGCAGCTCTGATCGGAGTAAGTTTCTTGGACAATACCCAGAAGACCTTGGCAGTTGTGCTGATGTGCGCCAATGTGGGAATCAACGCTGGTTCCACCATTGGTAGTACCATAAACACCATCGACTTGTCACCCAATCACGCTGGCATTCTTATGGGAATTGTTAATACGGCGTCTAACATTGTGCCCATTTTGACGCCCCTTCTTGTGGGAATCATCGTCAAGGATGAT CACGATCGAGAGCAGTGGCAAATTGTGTTCATTATATCCGCCGTTATCTTCTGTGTGGGCAACATTGTCTACGTAGCTTTTGGTAAGATGGTTAATCAGCCCTGGGATGCACCCGACTTTATGGATAAGCAACGATCCTCCAATCTCCAAGAGGTTGGACATTCCAAGGCTCTGGAAGCACAGGGAAGTGAGAAAGTGGAGGAAGCGAAGCGCAATGAAAGTGAGGGTATCAAGGATAACTGA
- the CG30265 gene encoding uncharacterized protein, isoform B: MTAEINKGPLLGMRHVQTLLLFFNITCLYIGRLNVGVAVVAMTNAESTNPDFPEYDWTLTQKSYILSSFFWGYIITQFLGGYLCKRYGVKSVMLWGSFASGIFSALTPLFIGFGEWQAYCGIRVLMGFAQGLIFPCIHQHLARWSPPAERNRLGALSHTGIECGNVCAMFFSGMIAKSAIGWPGISYVSAGLALAWCAFWFVFAADNAEESRYITQEELHYIESSLKHNEDYHKTVIPVPWMAIWTSAPFFALMVARCCETWGLSTLQAQIPTYMNGVLDMDMKSNAFFSALPFLAMWIMSYVYLIIADVLLAGNRLSLTALRKIFNSLAFWIPCATLIGIGFLDQEQKNLAIALMTISVGVNSGATIGSSLNTIDLSPNHASILMGIVNTAANVVPIVTPLAVGLIVHEDKNREEWQIVFIIAAVIFFIGNCVFLYYGTAVSQPWDAEDYLTEKVPDLAIAPAIHEAGKGIDGPSQKSMILKFH, encoded by the exons ATGACAgctgaaataaataaag GACCCCTGCTGGGAATGCGACACGTTCAAACCCTATTGCTTTTTTTCAACATCACGTGTTTGTACATCGGTCGACTGAATGTGGGAGTAGCCGTGGTGGCGATGACAAACGCCGAGTCAACTAATCCCGATTTTCCA GAATACGATTGGACTCTGACCCAGAAGTCGTACATATTATCCAGCTTCTTTTGGGGATATATCATCACCCAGTTCCTGGGCGGATATCTGTGCAAGCGTTATGGAGTCAAGAGTGTCATGCTCTGGGGCTCCTTTGCATCGGGTATCTTCAGCGCTTTGACCCCGCTCTTCATCGGATTTGGTGAATGGCAAGCCTATTGCGGTATTCGAGTCCTGATGGGATTTGCCCAGGGCCTGATCTTTCCCTGCATCCATCAGCACTTGGCCAGATGGTCACCGCCGGCGGAGAGGAATCGCTTGGGTGCCCTCAGTCACACAGGAATTGAGTGTGGCAACGTGTGTGCCATGTTCTTCAGTGGAATGATAGCCAAAAGTGCCATTGGCTGGCCTGGAATATCGTATGTCTCTGCAGGATTAGCCTTAGCCTGGTGTGCATTTTGGTTCGTTTTCGCTGCTGACAATGCAGAGGAATCTCGTTACATAACCCAGGAAGAACTCCACTATATCGAATCGTCTCTGAAGCACAATGAGGACTATCACAAGACCGTAATTCCCGTTCCCTGGATGGCGATTTGGACCTCGGCACCGTTTTTTGCTCTCATGGTGGCGCGTTGCTGCGAAACCTGGGGTCTGAGCACCCTCCAGGCCCAGATCCCAACGTATATGAACGGGGTTCTGGACATGGACATGAAAAGCAATGCATTCTTTTCGGCGTTACCATTTCTGGCCATGTGGATTATGTCGTATGTGTATTTGATAATCGCTGATGTTCTGCTCGCCGGAAACAGGCTGAGTTTAACGGCTCTCAGAAAGATCTTCAACTCGTTGGCCTTCTGGATTCCTTGTGCCACTTTGATTGGAATCGGATTTCTGGATCAGGAACAGAAGAACCTGGCCATTGCTCTGATGACCATCAGTGTCGGTGTCAACAGTGGAGCAACAATCGGAAGCTCCTTGAACACCATAGATCTATCCCCGAATCATGCGAGTATTCTTATGGGTATTGTGAACACGGCTGCGAATGTAGTGCCTATAGTAACCCCTCTGGCTGTTGGACTTATTGTTCATGAAGAC AAAAACCGTGAAGAATGGCAGATAGTGTTTATAATTGCGGCAGTAATTTTCTTTATCGGAAACTGTGTGTTCCTGTATTATGGAACGGCTGTTTCACAGCCCTGGGATGCTGAAGACTACCTCACAGAAAAGGTACCAGACCTAGCTATAGCTCCAGCTATCCATGAAGCTGGTAAAGGCATTGATGGACCTTCTCAGAAGTCGATGATATTAAAGTTCCACTAG
- the CG12490 gene encoding uncharacterized protein translates to MTAETNKGPVLGMRHVQALLIFLNITTVFIGRLNVGVSVVAMTNAETTNPNFPEYDWTEAEKSYIFSSFFWGYILTQFIGGYLCKRFGVKSVMFWGVFVSGVCSALTPLFIGFGGWQAYCGIRVVMGLAQGLVFPCIHHHLAKWSPPAERNRLGALSHTGMECGNVSAMFLSGMIAKSAIGWPGISYVSAGLAFAWCAIWFVFAADNAVESRYITQEELHYIESSLKHNEDYHKTVIPVPWMAIWTSAPFLALTLTRCCATWGLSTLQAQIPTYMNGVLDMDMKSNAFFSALPFLAMWIMSYVYLIIADVLLAGNRLSLTALRKTFNSLAFWIPCATLIGIGFLDQEQKNLAIALMTISVGVNSGATIGSSLNTIDLSPNHASILMGILNTAVTVVPIVTPLIVGVIVHEDDNRAEWQIVFIIAAVLFFVGNSVYLYFGTAVSQPWDAEDYLTVKVPELAKVPAIHEAGKGIDDLPRSP, encoded by the exons ATGACGGCCGAGACAAACAAAG GACCCGTTCTGGGAATGAGGCATGTCCAGGCGCTACTGATCTTCCTCAATATAACTACCGTATTCATAGGCCGCCTAAATGTGGGCGTGTCTGTGGTGGCAATGACCAATGCGGAAACCACGAACCCGAACTTTCCG GAATACGATTGGACGGAGGCAGAGAAGTCGTATATATTCTCCAGTTTCTTTTGGGGCTACATCTTGACCCAATTTATAGGTGGCTATCTCTGCAAGCGCTTTGGAGTCAAGAGTGTAATGTTTTGGGGTGTCTTTGTATCTGGTGTCTGCAGTGCATTGACCCCGCTCTTCATCGGTTTTGGCGGATGGCAGGCCTACTGCGGAATTCGCGTGGTTATGGGCTTGGCACAGGGACTAGTTTTTCCCTGTATTCATCACCATTTGGCCAAATGGTCACCTCCGGCGGAACGAAATCGGTTGGGAGCTCTTAGTCACACTGGGATGGAGTGCGGCAATGTAAGTGCCATGTTCTTGAGCGGAATGATAGCCAAAAGTGCCATTGGTTGGCCAGGAATATCATATGTCTCCGCAGGATTAGCCTTCGCCTGGTGTGCCATTTGGTTCGTTTTTGCCGCtgacaatgcagtggaatctCGTTACATAACCCAGGAAGAACTCCACTATATCGAATCGTCTCTGAAGCACAATGAGGACTATCACAAGACCGTAATTCCCGTACCATGGATGGCGATTTGGACCTCGGCACCATTTCTTGCTCTTACGCTGACGCGTTGTTGCGCGACCTGGGGTCTGAGCACCCTCCAGGCCCAAATCCCAACTTATATGAACGGAGTTCTGGATATGGACATGAAAAGCAATGCATTCTTTTCGGCATTACCATTTCTGGCCATGTGGATTATGTCGTATGTGTACCTGATAATCGCCGATGTTCTGCTCGCCGGAAACAGGCTGAGTTTAACGGCCCTCCGGAAGACCTTCAACTCGTTGGCCTTCTGGATTCCTTGTGCCACTTTGATTGGAATCGGATTCCTGGATCAGGAGCAGAAGAACCTGGCAATTGCTTTGATGACCATCAGTGTCGGTGTCAACAGTGGAGCAACAATCGGAAGCTCCTTGAACACCATAGATCTATCCCCGAATCATGCGAGTATTCTAATGGGAATCTTGAATACGGCTGTTACTGTAGTGCCTATAGTAACCCCTTTGATTGTTGGAGTTATTGTTCATGAAGAC GATAACCGTGCTGAGTGGCAGATAGTGTTCATAATTGCGGCAGTACTTTTTTTTGTCGGAAACTCGGTGTACCTATACTTTGGAACGGCTGTTTCACAACCCTGGGATGCTGAAGACTACCTCACAGTAAAGGTGCCAGAGCTAGCTAAAGTTCCAGCTATCCATGAAGCTGGTAAAGGTATTGATGACCTTCCACGAAGTCCTTGA
- the CG9825 gene encoding uncharacterized protein yields the protein MTAETNKGPVLGMRHVQALLIFLNITTVFIGRLNVGVSVVAMTNAETTNPNFPEYDWTEAEKSYILSSFFWGYILTQFLGGYLCKRFGVKSVMFWGVFGSGVCSALTPLFIGFGEWQAYCGIRVLMGLAQGVVFPCIHQHLAKWSPPEERNRLGALSHTGIECGNVSAMFLSGMIAKSSLGWPGISYVSAGVAFFWCTLWFVFAANHPTESRFIGENELIYIESSLKHNESYHATIIPIPWKAIWTSAPFLALLIVRCAENWGLSTLQAEIPSYMNGVLDMDMKSNAFFSALPFLAMWCMSYIYLVVADVLLGKNSVSLTILRKTYNSIAFWIPAATLVGIGFLDKEQKNFAIALMTISVGVNSAQTIGSVLNTIDLSKNHASILMGIVNTAANFVPIVTPLVVGWIVKENSDRSQWQIVFIIASVIFFVGNCIYLVFGTAETQPWDAEDYLQTQNPELANRPPMQALSFPINENSKEKINSKSH from the exons ATGACGGCCGAGACAAACAAAG GACCCGTTCTGGGAATGAGGCATGTCCAGGCGCTACTGATCTTCCTCAATATAACTACCGTATTCATAGGCCGCCTAAATGTGGGCGTGTCTGTGGTGGCAATGACCAATGCGGAAACCACGAACCCGAACTTTCCG GAATACGATTGGACGGAGGCAGAGAAGTCGTACATTCTCTCCAGTTTCTTTTGGGGCTACATCCTAACGCAATTCCTTGGAGGTTATCTCTGCAAGCGCTTTGGAGTCAAGAGTGTAATGTTTTGGGGTGTCTTCGGATCTGGTGTCTGCAGTGCTTTGACGCCGCTGTTCATCGGATTTGGAGAATGGCAGGCCTACTGTGGAATTCGAGTTCTAATGGGATTGGCCCAGGGAGTGGTATTCCCCTGCATTCATCAGCACCTGGCTAAATGGTCACCGCCCGAGGAAAGAAATCGGTTGGGAGCTCTGAGTCACACTGGAATCGAGTGCGGCAATGTGAGTGCCATGTTCCTGAGCGGAATGATAGCCAAGAGCTCCCTGGGATGGCCCGGAATCTCATATGTCTCGGCTGGAGTGGCCTTCTTCTGGTGTACATTATGGTTCGTCTTCGCTGCCAACCATCCTACGGAATCTCGTTTCATAGGAGAGAACGAACTGATCTATATTGAGTCGTCTCTAAAGCACAATGAGTCATACCACGCTACCATTATACCCATTCCCTGGAAGGCAATTTGGACGTCGGCACCATTCCTGGCCCTGCTCATAGTACGATGCGCTGAGAACTGGGGACTGAGCACTCTGCAGGCCGAGATCCCATCCTATATGAACGGAGTCCTCGACATGGACATGAAGAGCAATGCGTTCTTCTCGGCACTCCCATTCTTGGCCATGTGGTGCATGTCGTATATTTACCTAGTCGTAGCCGATGTGCTCTTGGGCAAGAACTCGGTGTCCTTGACGATTTTGAGAAAGACCTACAACTCCATTGCCTTCTGGATTCCTGCTGCCACTTTGGTGGGCATTGGCTTTTTGGACAAGGAACAAAAGAACTTCGCGATTGCTCTGATGACCATCAGTGTGGGCGTGAATAGTGCTCAAACCATTGGCAGTGTTTTAAACACAATTGATCTATCGAAAAATCACGCTAGCATTCTAATGGGAATTGTGAATACAGCGGCGAATTTCGTGCCCATAGTCACTCCTTTAGTTGTTGGATGGATTGTTAAGGAAAAT TCTGATCGCTCCCAATGGCAGATCGTGTTCATCATTGCCTCCGTAATCTTCTTTGTGGGCAATTGCATTTACTTGGTGTTTGGCACGGCCGAAACTCAGCCCTGGGATGCCGAGGACTATCTGCAGACACAGAACCCGGAACTTGCCAATAGACCACCTATGCAGGCGTTATCCTTTCCAATTAACGAAAATTCCAAAGAGAAAATTAATAGTAAAAGCCATTAA